Proteins from a genomic interval of Poecile atricapillus isolate bPoeAtr1 chromosome 1, bPoeAtr1.hap1, whole genome shotgun sequence:
- the CDX2 gene encoding homeobox protein CDX-2 — MYVSYLLEKDGPMYPGPVRHSGGLNLAAQNFVGAPQYADYGGYHVNLDGAQSPGPAWPAPYAAPLRDDWGTYGQGAPPAAGAVHGLNGGSPAAPMAYSPADYHHHHHHHPHAHHHAGPAPHCSAGVMQPLNAASAAASAAPEPLSPGGQRRGLCEWMRKPAQPPLSSQVKTRTKDKYRVVYTDHQRLELEKEFHYSRYITIRRKAELASNLGLSERQVKIWFQNRRAKERKINKKKLQQAQPGGAEPLSPSASLQGPAAGAAGAGLGPAGPQ, encoded by the exons ATGTACGTGAGCTACCTCCTGGAGAAGGACGGGCCCATGTACCCCGGCCCGGTGCGGCACTCGGGGGGGCTTAACCTGGCGGCGCAGAACTTCGTTGGTGCCCCGCAGTACGCGGACTACGGCGGCTACCATGTGAACCTCGACGGCGCCCAGTCCCCCGGGCCGGCCTGGCCCGCGCCCTACGCCGCCCCGCTCCGCGACGACTGGGGCACCTATGGCCAAGGGGCGCCGCCGGCCGCCGGCGCCGTCCACGGCCTCAACGGGGGCTCCCCTGCCGCCCCCATGGCCTACAGCCCCGCCGactaccaccaccaccaccaccaccacccgCACGCCCACCACCACGCCGGCCCCGCGCCCCACTGCTCGGCCGGGGTCATGCAGCCCCTCAACGCCGCCAGCGCCGCCGCCAGCGCCGCCCCCGAGCCGCTCTCCCCCGGTGGGCAGCGCCGCGGCCTCTGCGAGTGGATGAGGAAGCCGGCGCAGCCCCCGCTCAGCAGCCAGG TTAAAACCAGGACGAAAGACAAGTACCGCGTCGTGTACACCGACCACCAGCGGCTCGAGCTGGAGAAGGAGTTTCACTACAGCCGCTATATCACCATCAGGAGAAAAGCGGAGCTGGCCTCCAACCTGGGGCTGTCAGAGAGGCAG GTGAAAATCTGGTTCCAGAACAGGCGGGCGAAGGAGAGGAAGATCAAcaagaagaagctgcagcaggCGCAGCCCGGCGGCGCGGAGCCCCTCAGCCCCAGCGCCTCCTTGCAGGGtccggcggcgggggcggccggaGCCGGGCTGGGCCCCGCGGGCCCGCAGTGA